One Spirochaetota bacterium DNA segment encodes these proteins:
- a CDS encoding adenylate/guanylate cyclase domain-containing protein, which produces ALQAENSLYMAYEMLQTFKTLNVKWKNLYNINDIYLRIGIHCGIATVGSFGPEDRLSFTAIGKTVNIASRLEQACTEDSILISNDVKQLIPGVVVTQVQSLQIRGIEQHIDVYTINEPYSLNKPT; this is translated from the coding sequence GGCCTTACAAGCAGAAAACTCACTATATATGGCATATGAAATGTTACAAACTTTTAAAACTCTCAATGTAAAATGGAAAAATTTATACAATATTAATGACATATATCTTAGAATTGGTATTCATTGTGGAATTGCAACCGTGGGTAGTTTTGGACCGGAAGATCGTTTATCATTTACTGCCATAGGAAAAACCGTCAATATAGCTTCACGTTTGGAACAAGCCTGTACTGAAGACAGCATACTTATTAGCAATGATGTAAAGCAACTTATACCAGGTGTTGTTGTAACACAAGTACAGTCACTACAAATTCGGGGAATTGAACAACATATTGATGTGTATACAATAAATGAACCTTACTCATTAAACAAACCAACATGA